The Fusobacterium polymorphum genome segment ACCATCTAATTTAAAAGAAAAGTTAAAGGAATATAATAAACTGAAAGAGTTTTTAGGAATTCAACCTTTGTTAGAAGAATTAACTAAAAAATATTTTTTAATTGACACAAATACTGAAATACCATATAATTAAAAAGATTATATAAAAATTGGAGGCTATAATGTTACAAAAAAATAAGAGAAATTTCTCTATAATTGCCCATATAGATCATGGAAAATCTACCATTGCTGATAGACTTTTAGAATATACTGGAACTGTATCTGAAAGAGATATGAAAGATCAAATCTTGGATTCAATGGACTTAGAAAGAGAAAAAGGAATAACTATAAAAGCTCAAGCTGTTACTTTATTCTATAAATCAAAAAATGGTGAAGAATATGAATTAAATTTAATTGATACTCCAGGACATGTGGACTTTATATATGAAGTTTCAAGGTCACTTGCTGCCTGTGAAGGTGCTTTACTTGTTGTAGATGCTGCACAAGGAGTTGAAGCACAAACTCTTGCTAATGTTTATCTTGCTATTGAAAATAACTTAGAAATATTACCAATAATAAATAAAATAGATTTACCTGCTGCTGAACCTGAAAAGGTAAAAAGAGAAATAGAAGATATTATTGGTTTACCTGCTGATGATGCTGTTTTAGCTTCTGCTAAAAATGGAATAGGTATAGAAGATATTTTAGAAGCTATTGTACATAGAATACCTGCACCAAATTATGATGAAAATGCTCCATTAAAAGCTTTAATTTTTGACTCTTTTTTTGATGATTACAGAGGAGTTATAACTTATGTAAAAGTTTTAGATGGGAATATTAAAAAAGGAGATAAAATAAAAATTTGGTCAACTGAAAAAGAATTAGAAGTTTTAGAAGCTGGTATTTTTTCTCCTACAATGAAATCAACTGATGTTTTAAGCAGTGGTTCTGTTGGTTATATAATTACAGGTGTTAAAACTATTCATGATACAAGAGTTGGAGATACAATAACAAGTGTAAAAAATCCTGCTCTATTTCCATTAGCTGGATTTAAACCAGCTCAGTCTATGGTATTTGCAGGAGTATATCCATTATTTACTGATGATTATGAAGAATTGAGAGAAGCCTTAGAAAAATTACAACTAAATGATGCTTCTTTAACATTTGTCCCAGAAACTTCTATTGCCTTAGGTTTTGGTTTTAGATGTGGTTTTTTAGGTTTGTTACATATGGAAATTATAGTTGAAAGATTGAGAAGAGAATATAATATAGATTTAATTTCTACTACTCCATCAGTTGAGTACAAGGTTAGCATAGATAATCAAGAGGAAAAAGTTATAGATAACCCTTGTGAATTTCCTGACCCAGGTCGTGGAAAAATAACAATACAAGAACCATATATTAGAGGAAAAGTAATTGTTCCAAAAGAATATGTTGGAAATGTAATGGAGCTTTGTCAAGAAAAAAGAGGAATTTTTATTTCAATGGATTATTTGGATGAAACTAGATCTATGCTTAGTTACGAACTTCCTCTTGCAGAAATTGTTATAGATTTTTATGATAAGTTAAAATCAAGAACAAAAGGATACGCTTCTTTTGAATATGAATTGAGTGAATATAAAGTATCAAATCTAGTTAAAGTTGATATATTAGTTTCAGGTAA includes the following:
- the lepA gene encoding translation elongation factor 4 is translated as MLQKNKRNFSIIAHIDHGKSTIADRLLEYTGTVSERDMKDQILDSMDLEREKGITIKAQAVTLFYKSKNGEEYELNLIDTPGHVDFIYEVSRSLAACEGALLVVDAAQGVEAQTLANVYLAIENNLEILPIINKIDLPAAEPEKVKREIEDIIGLPADDAVLASAKNGIGIEDILEAIVHRIPAPNYDENAPLKALIFDSFFDDYRGVITYVKVLDGNIKKGDKIKIWSTEKELEVLEAGIFSPTMKSTDVLSSGSVGYIITGVKTIHDTRVGDTITSVKNPALFPLAGFKPAQSMVFAGVYPLFTDDYEELREALEKLQLNDASLTFVPETSIALGFGFRCGFLGLLHMEIIVERLRREYNIDLISTTPSVEYKVSIDNQEEKVIDNPCEFPDPGRGKITIQEPYIRGKVIVPKEYVGNVMELCQEKRGIFISMDYLDETRSMLSYELPLAEIVIDFYDKLKSRTKGYASFEYELSEYKVSNLVKVDILVSGKPVDAFSFIAHNDNAFHRGKAICQKLSEVIPRQQFEIPIQAALGSKIIARETIKAYRKNVIAKCYGGDITRKKKLLEKQKEGKKRMKSIGNVEIPQEAFVSVLKLND